cccactttgagaaccactgtctTGGAGGAATCTTATTAAGAAGAACGGTCCCTtttaaattcagaaaaatattcatttattgttattacatGACTAGaaaagtaatataataataatataaattgCATTAAACGCctgcatgtaaacaaactacCAATTTGTCTGCAACTGACAACTAATTAAATTAGCTaattaatttaaagtatcaaCTGTACACAGTCTCTGTTTTCActaaaatcagaataaaatgACATTACAGATAATTCCTGGAAGCTTTATATCAGTTTACAGTCACATATCGGCTCATTTTAAGAAGCTGTTGTTAGTTTCATTTGTCTTTCATGAACTACAGATTTAGTTTTTATAAACTACTTCAGTAAATGACATCACTGACCCATCCTACAGTAAACTACACCGGAAGAGCCTGTAGTTAGCTTTAGCATTAGCTTCGCTGTAAATTCTCTTCGCGCCATTAAAAGACAAACCGAAACTTTAATTATTTCAATTTAAACAAACAGTCGTTaacaaaacagtttgacataatgtatgaaaataaagCTGAGGACGGTTTCTCTCATTCTGACCTGAACCGAAGAAGAACCGAGCCGGTGACGTCAgaagagacaaaagacaaataaCTTCCGCCCTCGGCCTTCAAAACAAAGGCGGCGACAGCCACAAACTACAAATTACCAAATAAATTTCAACGACCTGTGGAGGAGTTTACGTTCTTCAATCAGGCTGATTATTGTGTGTCAGTATATGTTAAAGGAAAGACGGTTATGAAAACGTTTTCGTTAAATACACTATATACATGtagttttttatttctatttagtctttatttctctctgttaaTATCTCTGTATGATCAGTTAGTTTGTTGTTAAAtgtgatgtatgtatgtacgaTTCTACACCAAATTACACCAAAGGCTAAACtgctattttattattatgtatgtaCATTTAGTGCATTCTCGATTACACGTTGAACAGCACAGTGCCTTTATTGTGAAGCTTAAAATAGCAAGAAAAGCTTTTCCGGTTTGATTGTTTGTACCTTGACACTTGGCTCTGACCTCGGTCCCTAACTGTAAAGTCGCCGTGCAGCGCTGCGATCTGCCGGAGAAATGTTCCGACCCTCAACCAAAATCAATCTACATGATCTACAGTAAAGCGGCGCAGAGTGATGACGGATTGGACATTAATCTAAtgcatttataaagcacttttctAGTCtaccgaccactcaaagcgctttacactacatgcaacattcacccattcacacacattcatagacTGATGGCTGCCATGCTGTTGCTATTGCTCACtcccccattctctctctctctctctctctctctctctgtcacacacacacacacacacacacacacacacactgatggccaGAGATTGAACCACTCtacttcctgagccacagccgcccaaCATGACAGATCTTTGtctgaatataaaataatgaaataaaaaataaatgagaatgTAGAATAGGATACATGAATTCtagagaaaacaataaaaagcttgttagtctttttttctcacatgaAAGAGTCAGTAAAGTAGGagccaattaattaattaaatccCAAAGATCTCATCAGTTATTTAGCAAATTTtgaattaatacattttcttgaGTTTTGGGAAACATAATGGAAAAACAGCAacttaaaaaatagttttatggAGGTTTTGGATGATCATATAACAAGAGAAAACttaatttctgttttaattCTGAACATATATCCATACTGATAACATCATATAAAGAACAGAATTCACTGATTAAAActaattttattatataaatatttttggtcattttttcattgttagtttttttAAGCTCTTCTGTCTCCTCAGTGTCTGACATCGTCATGAGATGAGGAAGAAGCAGAGTGTCTAAAGAGACGaccagagagaggaagaacatgTGACCACATCCTgacaacacactcacactcacactcacactcacacacactcacacagagtcAGTCAGTCGGAGTCGATGATGTTTCAGGTGAGAGGTTATTTTCCcttaagattttaaatgttaagcTAAATGTAAGATCAGTACTATGacactctgcttgttttttATCCCTCTTTACATCTTTCATTTGTCAGATGCAACACTATAAATCTGCTATATAGTCTGTGatttatacatttcatttcaaatatcTCTATGCTGCTGACAGATTGAAGAGGAAATGACCCAAATGTGACCACAGTTCcacatcaaatttaaaaacaaattttaaaaaaatcagaaatgtctGTGAAGTTCTGCCTGTTAGCTGCTTATGAACAACAAAATACTAACAACTCAGATCGGTATTAGTTTTCATGTGAAAGTCAGTTTTCACATCTAGAACAAGAGGGTGTCACTTTAAGAGAAGGTGCATTTTAATCGTCTCTGGGCGCGAATTCTTAGAAGTGTCTCGTTATCTCACATTCACACTTAGTCATATAGGCACGCACAGCTGCTGTGCGGTCTGTATGTCGTCAGTTACAGAAGACAAACTGTTACATGTTGACTTAAACATTTCACTAAACGCTGAAATTTAATAACACCAGTTTAAACACTGTCATGTTTCGGAAAATTTAAATGCTGTCAGTAAACTAGAGAAGCTGGAGAAAATAGTGACTTCCAGGTGTCCACATAGAGACAAAGATGACTCACAGGCATCCATGTTAGACAATAATGACTCACAGGTGTCCATATAGAGACAATAACGACTTAGAGGTGTCTATATAGAGACAATAACAACTTAGAGGTGTCTATATAGAGACAATAACAACTCAGAAGTGTCCACGTTGAGACAATAACGACTTAGAGGTGTCCATATAGAGACAATAACAACTTAGAGGTGTCTATATAGAGACAATAACAACTTAGAGGTGTCTATATAGAGACAATAACAACTTAGAGGTGTCTATATAGAGACAATAACAACTTAGAGGTGTCTATATAGAGACAATAACAACTTAGAGGTGTCTATATAGAGACAATAACGACTCACAGGTGTCCACATAGAGACAATAACGACTCACAGGTGTCCACATAGAGACAATAACGACTCACAGGTGTTCACATAGAGACAATAACGACTCACAAGTGTCCATGTAGAGACAATAACGACTCACAGGTGTCCACATAGAGACAATAACGACTCACAGGTGTTCATGTAGAGACAGTAATGACTCACAGGTGTCCACATAGAGACAGTAACGACTCACAGGTGTCCACATAGAGACAGTAATGACTCACAGGTGTCCACATAGAGACAATAATGACTCACAGGTGTCCACATAGAGACAATAACGACTCACAGGTGTCCACATAGAGACAGTAATGACTCACAGGTGTCCACATAGAGACAGTAACGACTCACAGGTGTCCACATAGAGACAACAATGGACTCCACCttgtccattattttctcatACCAGATCACCTCAAAGTTAATCAGActttatttgtgtcattttgcAGAGCTTCATCAGATCCATGTGAAGGCGTCGTGAAGATAACACACAATCTGCCACATACACATATAAttatgcacataaacacacacacattgaatgttagcaggtgtgtgtgtgtctgacatcaTGTCTGACTTGTGGACATTCTCCACTTCCTGTCCTCCCCCCATCATCCATCACTCCTCTGTTTCACAGTCATCTCCTTTCAGTCCCTCACCTCCTCCAGTCTTCTCCCCCTCGTCACTCAGGAATCATGGCAACCTTCCTCATGACAAGGTACTTACTATGTACTTTTttacacttatttatttatgcactCAAGTGTTATTGTACTTATTTACACACTTACTTGTGCACTGCATCCAGTCACTAACTTATTTAAGCTATTGCCTTTTTAGTAGACTgctttttttacttatttattcacTGTATTTACTTTCTGCGCTTATTTATGCACTTCCTTATGTccttatgtatatttatttacgCACTTAAGTATTTAGGCACTCACCTTTtaattacttacttatttatgcatttatgaaTTTTAACAACTATTTATTGATGCACTCCTCCTCATTTACACACTTCAGTATTTAAGCCCCATAATcacatatttatgtatatttacttATCTGcgcttttacttttttatgcaCTTGTCTACTTATTGATGTACTTTTCACACTTACTTACTGAAGCACTCACTTGTTGATTTATTCATCCACTGGCACATGTAATTATTTAATCACATATACTCACGTACTTATTTATAGACCAATTTACATACTTACTTACAGATATACcaatgtacttaagtacttaTTTACACACTTATGTACCTTTTAACGTGCTTACTTATGTACTTACTAGTTTACACACTTACTCACTCATgtactttattatttatatgtacACTTCCTTTTGCCCAGGTGAACTCACATCACCTCCCTTATCCCCAGGTATCCTCCCCTCACCTTCAACATCCCCAGGTGACCTCCCCTCACCTTCAACATCCCCAGGTGACCTCCCCTCACCTTCAACATCCCCTTGTAACctcaccccaccaccaccatcagcACCAGGTAACCTCCCCTCACCTTGCCTATCCCCAGGTAACCTCCCCTCATCTTGCCTATCCCCAGGTAACCTCCCCTCACCTTCAACATCCCCAGGTGACCTCCCCTCACCTTCAACATCCCCTTGTAAGCTCacctcaccaccaccatcagCACCAGGTCACTTCCCCTTCCCTTCCTCATGCCCAGGTAACCTCCCCTTACCTTGTACCCCAGTCCCAGGAGTCCTCCCCTCACCACTTTCAGCCCCAGGTGACCTCCCCCCACCTCTGTCAACCCCAGGTAACCTCCCCTCACCTCCATCAGCCCCAGGTGACCTCCCCTCACCTCCATCAGCCCCAGGTGACCTCCCCTCACCTCTGTCAGCCCCAGGTGACCTCCCCTCACCTCTGTCAGCCCCAGGTGACCTCCCCTCACCACCTCCTTTCCAGCCACAATCATGATGTAGATTTAGATCATTCAAACTGGAGCGGATCTGAACCACCATCTGATCTTTCCTACCTGCTCAACAACTACAGTTTCTCCCACCAGGTAAGTCTTCcactcagagggaaatattgtactttctactccactacatttatttgacagctttagttactttctagatgaagatttgacacaatggataatataacaagcttttaaaatacaacacattgttaaagatgaaaccagtggtttccaacctttttgtcttttgacatcttacaaaaagcagtgtgtagtcggggtcacatttcacatgtctatgagttgttaacagctccaccaaatagtgatttttccctctaaacttctcacatgctttcatttcaataaatgttcaaatgatccaatatttcagcaaaaatcaaagattagagaaaaagtccaaatgctgaaaacagatttgtgtatcagaactttgttttttcttctttcctctcccattaatcatctcaccacccctcagatttatctgctgaccctttggaggggcccgacccctacttatatacttttactgaagtaggatttttcatgcaggacttttacttgtaatggagtatttttatattgctgtattggtacttttactgaagtaaaggatctgaatacttcttccaccactgactgtAATCCATTTGTCTTTGATTTAAACAGAGCCAGGATACATCATACTTGGATTTCCATccccagaaccagaaccagaaccagttCAATGCTGATCTAACTCACCACAGACCCAAGTTggagaacataaacacactgcCCTACGAGACTCAAACACTCGTTTCTGGCAATGTGTACGGACAGGACAACTCACCTGGTCCAGATGTGGACACCTGGGGGCCTCTGGAGCCAGCTCTCTCCCAGCTGCAGGGCTCTCCACTGGGATCCTTGTCTGGAGGAGTGCCCCTGGGGAGACGGAGTTCCGTGGAGTTCAGGTCATTGTCTGCAGAGGACTTCTCCAGCAACCAGTTTGTCCCCTACAGTAATGCCACCCAGCCCTTCTGTAGCCCCTCTACCCCTGGTCCAAGTCCTCATTACCCTCAGACCCCTGCCATCTCCAGTCCTGGTCCTCAAATGCATCCCAGGACAGAGAGACTAGGGTTTCAAACACAGACATCCACACAGCTGAACAGGGATAAAACCATTAGTTGCTGTCTGCATGAGTCTGACAGCTatgctgtgacctctgaccccagcCAGCACCAACTGAGCCAACACGTTGTCCTGAGCCAAACTGAGCCAATCCATAACCAGTCGGGCCTCCCTGATGCTGCCAGTAGCCTGGAGAGCTGTTTCCCTCCACAGGGAAGCGGCCAGGATGTCGGCAGTGCTGCCCAGCCTCCAAGCCTCACTGCTGGGCTGAGCTGGAGGGAAGAgtcaggaggaggaaggaaacgaggaagaggaagaggaagaggaagaggaggaggtggagataGTCAACAAGACTTGACCTGGAACTGGGTGTGTTATCTCACTTTTTAACTGCTAACAGTTATTATCTCAAATGTAATCAAGTTAGTTCTAAAAATAAGCAAATGGACAAgtgaataaatatgtttgttaATAGGTAAATATTCAAGAAACTGTGTAAATAAGTCAATTAATGCATAACTATGTTAGTACgtgcttttaaaacaaacaaatagtatataaacaataataGTGTGTATATAAGTAAGTATGCAAGTAAGTGCATCAATAAGAACATAAATAAGAAAGTAAtgtaaataaattcataaatgaataaaggcataaataaataaacatgtgagTAAATAAGTTAGTACTTAAATTAgtgtgtaaatacagtaaatatatgtataaatgtgtaaataagtatTAATTAAAAAGTAAGTGCGCAAATGAGCAAGTACATAAATAATCTTGGAAATAAGGGCATACGTTACtttgtgcattaaaaatgtgtgaataattatgtaaataagtgaaaaaagttaatttcacacttatttaaagttaaaactttaaaataaataaatatgtaagtAAGTGCATAAATAagtgtgcaaataaataattaaataacacatttaagtAGGCACTTACATAAGTGtataaagtaagtaagtaaatattttaatagaTAAGTTTACatcatattttcattgttgaccTTATTTATTATACATAAATGTTATTGTTGGAATTGATCTACATTTCctaaatgaatgtttgttttcagatcAAACAGCCTCAACATGAAAACCTCACGAAGGCTCCAGACTCCAGGTAACTTTGATGAAgatgatcatgatgatgatgtataaaagttttgtatgtttgccTCTGCATTTGCAGTataatttttacagtattacaaattgtaaaatatattaaatgtttcaTATCCTCAACATTTtgctttactttttaaaatgtacactgtgtgtttgttacagGCTGATGTGTACAGTGTGTAAACGTGACTTCAGGAGTTTGCCAGCGTTGAACGGTCACATGCGTTCCCACAGCGGCTTCAGATCAGCTACATGGTTGAACAaggttcaaacacacacaaaattaactttttatcACATAGAATGACTTTGAATTAACTTAAACCAGAattaccagtggtggaagaaggaTTCAtatcctttactgcagtaaaagtaccaatacaacaatgtaaaaatactccattacaagtaaaagtcctgcattaaaaatcctcctacagtaaaagtacataagtattatgagcttgatgtagtgaaagtattgcagtaaaagtacataagtattatgagcttgatgtagttaaagtattgcagtaaaagtacataagtattatgagcttgatgtagttaaagtattgcagtaaaagtagtggtttggtccctctgactgatatattattatatatgacatcattagattattaatagtgaagcatcagtgttagagcagcatgttactgttgtagctgctggaggtggagctagtttacactactttatatacagttagctagtttagtccagtggttcccaacctaggggtcgggcccctccaaagggtcagcagataaatctgaggggtggtgagatgattaatgggagaggaaagaagaaaaaacaaagttctgatacacaaatctgttttcagtttttggactttttctctaatctttgatttttgctgaaatattggatcatttgaacatttattgaaatgaaagcatgtgagaagtttagagggaaaaatcactatttggtggagctgttaacaactcatagacatgtgaaatgtgaccccgactacacactgctttttgtaagacgtcaaaagacaaaaaggtactttccaccactgagaaTTACAACATACATAACCTCAACTTTTACCCAAACCAAAAACCAAGTTCAGTGGTTAACCTTGTGGGTACCAGCTTGTTCAAAAATGGTGCATGAGCCCTCATAATATCAATGTATCAAAAGTCTCCTCAGTGTACTTAAAACAACACATCCTGTTGTTTAAACTTCATACAGCTGCATTGCAAAGTGACCTcatttgtgtttcatttctCCACCTCTCTATCTCCAGGGCAACAACTCCTCCCCACCTGTCCAACCctctgtttccatggtgataCCCGTCTCTGTGCCTGTCCAATCCAAAGACATGTCCAAGGTGTGTAGGAGTGGACAACAGAGGAGATGCACTCGCCAGTCTTCAGCCACCGGAGGCGCTGTGCTCTATTGCAGCCTGATGCGTCTCGACACTGccaaggaagaagaggaaacgGTTGCTAGGGGCGGTGGGAAAGTCGctagtggtggtggtgatgacaGTGGAGGAGTTGTCAGTGGTAACGGAGTGGTTGCCGGGGGTGATGGTGGCAGAGGTCACTACACTCCTCCTCCCATGCTGTGTCCTCTCAGGGCGGGGCCGGGGCTGTACTGCTCCCTCACCACcaggaggcagcagagagcgcAGACTGTGCAGCTCCACAACTCGTACAGTAAGTCGATTCATCATTGTtaaataaaacagaccaaaagtcccacagcaacaaacaaactacaTCCTGATGAATAAGCTATTCTTACAGCCTTACCCattgttgaaaaaatgtaaagtttgtcctgagggtggcgCAAAATACCacaaattattttctaaattaaacCTACAGTGCacaacttttacatataaatgaacatccgttACTTTTaagccaaacgagttcacacagagctgattaagcctatcatcTATAaactctgtatttcacagtatacagagtttgaATCCAGTGTCGGGTTTAACATTCCCGCGCTGGCCGgtgaatgcatgaatgcaga
This DNA window, taken from Thunnus albacares chromosome 24, fThuAlb1.1, whole genome shotgun sequence, encodes the following:
- the LOC122976634 gene encoding uncharacterized protein LOC122976634 gives rise to the protein MLAGVCVSDIMSDLWTFSTSCPPPIIHHSSVSQSSPFSPSPPPVFSPSSLRNHGNLPHDKVNSHHLPYPQVSSPHLQHPQVTSPHLQHPQVTSPHLQHPLVTSPHHHHQHQVTSPHLAYPQVTSPHLAYPQVTSPHLQHPQVTSPHLQHPLVTSPYLVPQSQESSPHHFQPQVTSPHLCQPQVTSPHLHQPQVTSPHLHQPQVTSPHLCQPQVTSPHLCQPQVTSPHHLLSSHNHDVDLDHSNWSGSEPPSDLSYLLNNYSFSHQSQDTSYLDFHPQNQNQNQFNADLTHHRPKLENINTLPYETQTLVSGNVYGQDNSPGPDVDTWGPLEPALSQLQGSPLGSLSGGVPLGRRSSVEFRSLSAEDFSSNQFVPYSNATQPFCSPSTPGPSPHYPQTPAISSPGPQMHPRTERLGFQTQTSTQLNRDKTISCCLHESDSYAVTSDPSQHQLSQHVVLSQTEPIHNQSGLPDAASSLESCFPPQGSGQDVGSAAQPPSLTAGLSWREESGGGRKRGRGRGRGRGGGGDSQQDLTWNWIKQPQHENLTKAPDSRLMCTVCKRDFRSLPALNGHMRSHSGFRSATWLNKGNNSSPPVQPSVSMVIPVSVPVQSKDMSKVCRSGQQRRCTRQSSATGGAVLYCSLMRLDTAKEEEETVARGGGKVASGGGDDSGGVVSGNGVVAGGDGGRGHYTPPPMLCPLRAGPGLYCSLTTRRQQRAQTVQLHNSYNGLSDLVSMETAPPSPPGTLTTGINKPRINMGRGYQAEIPPLQDRKYAPSDSHDALLLWTPWDVLELPANQQRVEALLSMSRSSVVPGGGASPEHALHILSEARGDFLVSVEKLLSTPETSDNSHSAGVMWSEAERKLMVKSLQLHQKDFSSVQKAVQTKSVSQCVEFYYLWKKKLSLSSRTPAGLTVALPNKKGQRS